In a single window of the Calderihabitans maritimus genome:
- a CDS encoding cobalamin-dependent protein (Presence of a B(12) (cobalamin)-binding domain implies dependence on cobalamin itself, in one of its several forms, or in some unusual lineages, dependence on a cobalamin-like analog.) — MLTPEKEQELLRRLKEGVINYDETEVIAASREVLQLGMDVHRAVFDGLVAGMEEVGRLYEEQIYFIPEMLMCADALYAGLDILRPHLRYQGETAVKGKVIIGVVRGDIHDIGKNLVRIMFEVAGFEVVDLGRDVSPERFVAELMNTDANLICISAMMTTTMTEMPEVIRQVKERKPEAKIMVGGAPLTEELAAKFGADGYSPDANNAVKDAINLLRVLKEVQSTTES, encoded by the coding sequence GTGCTGACTCCTGAAAAAGAACAGGAACTTCTTCGAAGGTTAAAAGAAGGAGTCATTAACTACGATGAGACGGAAGTAATTGCTGCCAGCCGTGAGGTATTGCAGTTAGGAATGGACGTTCATCGTGCCGTTTTTGATGGATTAGTAGCAGGAATGGAGGAAGTAGGGCGTCTCTATGAGGAACAGATATATTTCATTCCGGAAATGCTGATGTGCGCTGACGCCCTATATGCGGGGCTGGATATATTGCGTCCGCATCTTAGATACCAGGGGGAAACAGCAGTCAAAGGAAAAGTTATTATAGGTGTAGTAAGGGGAGATATTCACGACATCGGGAAAAACTTGGTGCGCATAATGTTCGAGGTGGCGGGATTTGAAGTTGTCGATTTGGGCAGAGATGTATCCCCGGAGCGCTTTGTGGCTGAACTGATGAATACAGACGCGAACCTGATATGTATTTCCGCTATGATGACCACAACTATGACGGAAATGCCGGAGGTTATTAGGCAAGTAAAAGAAAGAAAACCGGAAGCCAAAATAATGGTAGGTGGTGCGCCCTTAACGGAGGAGCTGGCGGCAAAATTTGGGGCAGACGGGTATTCTCCCGACGCCAACAACGCAGTTAAAGATGCTATCAATCTTCTTCGGGTTTTGAAAGAAGTGCAGAGTACAACTGAAAGCTGA
- a CDS encoding DUF6951 family protein — MTRVKVYAGICGFTSVIKVQRVERLTVRVQIISACPAMQAMNARLGEVDCTRGVFSRIRDSLIYRLAHEEVKHTDCPMPSAILKAIQVELDAALPKDVIFQITKEEEEVFSDQNNE; from the coding sequence ATGACTCGGGTAAAAGTTTACGCTGGAATCTGCGGGTTCACCAGCGTCATCAAAGTACAGCGTGTAGAAAGGCTGACGGTGAGAGTACAGATAATCAGTGCTTGTCCGGCTATGCAGGCTATGAACGCCAGGTTGGGAGAGGTTGACTGTACACGGGGTGTTTTTAGCCGCATAAGAGATTCCTTAATTTATCGCTTGGCCCATGAAGAAGTTAAACACACCGATTGTCCGATGCCGAGTGCTATTCTGAAGGCTATTCAAGTAGAACTTGATGCGGCACTTCCTAAGGATGTAATTTTCCAAATTACCAAAGAGGAAGAGGAAGTGTTTTCCGACCAGAATAATGAATAG
- the mtnP gene encoding S-methyl-5'-thioadenosine phosphorylase, translating into MEVEVGIIGGTGVYDPDMLTEIEEKEISTPYGQARVILGSYRGKRLAFLPRHGTGHSVPPHLVNYRANIRALKELGVRSILATAAVGSLNREMKPGQFVLVDQFLDFTKNRPSTFFEGGQAGVVHIDMTEPYCPELRKILKEAAKELGLPVHDRGTYVCTEGPRFETPAEIEMFRRLGGDLVGMTNVPEVVLAREAEICYATVATVTNFAAGISSQLLTHREVLEMMAQSNQNLRRLLMSAVDQILLGESRSCICGRAVSELGQL; encoded by the coding sequence ATGGAAGTTGAAGTAGGAATTATTGGCGGTACCGGAGTTTACGACCCGGATATGCTTACGGAGATTGAGGAGAAGGAAATTTCCACCCCTTATGGACAGGCTCGAGTAATTTTAGGTAGCTACCGCGGAAAACGATTAGCTTTCTTGCCGCGGCACGGGACGGGCCATTCCGTGCCTCCCCACTTGGTTAACTATCGTGCCAACATACGGGCTTTGAAGGAATTGGGAGTAAGGAGCATTTTAGCCACCGCCGCTGTAGGCTCCCTAAACCGGGAAATGAAACCGGGACAGTTTGTTCTGGTAGATCAATTTCTTGATTTTACCAAGAACCGGCCATCTACCTTTTTCGAAGGTGGTCAGGCCGGTGTAGTACATATAGATATGACCGAACCATATTGCCCCGAACTGCGCAAGATTTTAAAAGAGGCGGCTAAAGAGCTCGGTCTTCCCGTACATGACAGGGGCACCTACGTTTGTACGGAAGGACCCCGGTTTGAAACTCCGGCGGAAATTGAAATGTTTCGTCGACTGGGAGGCGACCTGGTGGGCATGACTAATGTTCCGGAAGTAGTACTGGCGCGGGAGGCCGAAATATGCTATGCAACCGTTGCTACGGTGACTAATTTTGCTGCCGGTATTTCATCCCAGCTTTTAACGCATCGGGAGGTTCTGGAAATGATGGCCCAAAGCAATCAAAATCTACGCCGGTTGCTTATGAGCGCGGTCGACCAGATTCTGTTGGGCGAAAGTAGGTCCTGCATTTGCGGAAGGGCCGTATCAGAATTGGGACAGTTGTAG
- the mtnA gene encoding S-methyl-5-thioribose-1-phosphate isomerase yields the protein MRSIIWEKGKLKLIDQTRLPLHVEYIECCDFHAVAEAIKNMKVRGAPAIGAAAAYGMVLGALAFEGNEKGAFRAHMNRVAEVLKQTRPTAVNLFWAVNRMLRKIEELSGREVPEIKQRLLEEAHAIYQEDLEMNRRIGQLGNQVVPPKAGILTHCNAGALATAGYGTALGVVRAAHEAGKEIHVWADETRPLLQGARLTVWELMQDNIPVTLITDSMAGYVMRQKKIDLVIVGADRIAANGDVANKIGTYGLAVLAKEHGIPFYVAAPFSTVDLALDSGNEIPIEERDCEEVRCIYGQRVVPEEVEVYNPAFDVTPHHLITAIITDRGIARPPYRETLAQLAQYDQDDNSGRKEK from the coding sequence GTGAGAAGCATAATTTGGGAGAAGGGAAAACTCAAGCTTATCGACCAGACGCGACTGCCGTTACATGTGGAATATATAGAGTGTTGCGATTTTCATGCCGTAGCGGAAGCCATCAAAAACATGAAAGTCCGCGGTGCTCCGGCTATTGGAGCGGCAGCAGCCTATGGAATGGTTTTAGGGGCGCTGGCTTTCGAAGGTAATGAAAAAGGAGCCTTCCGTGCTCACATGAACCGAGTAGCGGAGGTATTAAAACAAACTCGTCCTACAGCAGTTAACCTCTTTTGGGCAGTCAATCGCATGCTCAGAAAAATAGAGGAATTAAGCGGGCGAGAAGTGCCTGAGATAAAGCAAAGGTTGCTAGAGGAAGCTCATGCCATTTATCAAGAAGATCTTGAGATGAACAGGCGTATCGGCCAACTGGGAAATCAAGTGGTACCGCCGAAGGCCGGTATTTTGACTCATTGTAATGCCGGCGCGCTAGCAACGGCAGGTTATGGAACTGCGTTAGGTGTTGTTCGCGCCGCTCATGAAGCCGGAAAAGAAATCCACGTATGGGCCGATGAAACCCGTCCTCTACTGCAAGGAGCCCGCCTGACGGTGTGGGAATTGATGCAGGACAACATTCCGGTGACTCTAATTACCGACAGTATGGCTGGGTACGTCATGCGGCAAAAAAAGATCGATCTAGTGATTGTGGGGGCTGACCGTATTGCTGCCAATGGTGACGTGGCTAATAAAATTGGTACGTATGGCCTAGCGGTGTTAGCCAAGGAACACGGAATCCCGTTCTACGTGGCAGCGCCATTTTCCACCGTAGATTTGGCCTTGGATTCCGGCAACGAAATTCCCATCGAGGAAAGAGACTGTGAGGAGGTAAGGTGCATTTACGGGCAGAGAGTCGTCCCGGAAGAGGTAGAGGTTTATAATCCGGCTTTTGATGTAACACCGCATCACCTGATTACAGCTATTATTACCGACCGGGGTATAGCGCGGCCCCCTTATCGAGAGACTTTGGCTCAGTTGGCTCAATATGATCAAGATGATAATTCAGGGAGGAAAGAAAAGTGA
- a CDS encoding peptidase S7, whose translation MRIKGIAGYIVDALVERTNQLGQGRNAGAIGLVNEDGYIDRCTELVDGGLTGIPLRMLLDQVTSMKNRPIIEGLEQLPANAVFLMTRPGKTGLITEVSGIDLFNLPIVNIGVKEEGMAGIGIIYPRAEFFDLATEAEQIGLSTLASKTMEEEKEVLRRSNELNLRFLEVGEKLPVVNLQQQSFYQNGGTGGEWSLPRLEIKNVDRKLAEKLVENSMEVGQGREVAVIGKVDEYGRVLSQGKMVAGGIGYVPSRLLASSAVDISGKSLREIYSRLIDPKAVIVHTHPGGTGIMHIGDANAGPGTWGRPIIAIGHDQKGEITGASVIESSDRLFALADEDELLSLKFFDARTPQEEAEIRNRKFGIAQEYTDLCKPIEIG comes from the coding sequence TTGAGAATTAAAGGTATCGCTGGTTACATAGTTGATGCTCTTGTTGAGCGTACAAACCAACTGGGCCAGGGAAGAAATGCAGGGGCCATCGGCCTTGTAAATGAAGATGGTTATATCGATCGCTGTACCGAACTAGTTGACGGGGGCTTGACGGGGATTCCCCTGCGCATGCTGTTAGACCAGGTAACTTCGATGAAAAATCGTCCTATAATTGAAGGCTTGGAGCAGCTACCGGCAAATGCGGTATTTCTCATGACGCGACCGGGAAAGACAGGGTTGATAACCGAGGTATCGGGAATCGATTTATTCAATTTACCTATTGTTAATATAGGCGTTAAAGAAGAAGGGATGGCAGGGATAGGTATTATTTACCCGCGGGCAGAGTTTTTTGATCTAGCTACGGAAGCGGAACAAATTGGCCTTTCTACTTTGGCTAGTAAAACCATGGAAGAAGAGAAAGAGGTATTGAGGCGGAGTAATGAATTAAACTTGAGGTTTCTAGAAGTAGGAGAAAAATTACCGGTAGTTAATCTACAGCAGCAGTCTTTTTATCAGAACGGGGGAACCGGAGGCGAGTGGAGTCTTCCTCGTTTGGAGATAAAGAATGTGGACAGAAAACTAGCTGAAAAACTGGTAGAAAACTCCATGGAAGTCGGGCAGGGTAGAGAAGTGGCCGTTATCGGTAAGGTAGACGAATACGGTCGCGTGTTATCGCAAGGAAAGATGGTGGCCGGAGGTATAGGTTATGTGCCCTCGCGTCTTTTGGCCTCCAGTGCAGTGGATATAAGCGGTAAATCTTTAAGGGAAATTTATAGCAGGCTTATTGACCCCAAGGCAGTCATTGTACATACCCATCCCGGTGGAACAGGCATTATGCATATAGGGGATGCAAATGCCGGGCCCGGCACATGGGGACGACCAATTATAGCCATTGGACATGACCAGAAAGGAGAAATTACGGGGGCATCGGTAATAGAAAGTTCCGACCGGCTGTTCGCTCTGGCCGATGAAGATGAACTGTTAAGTTTAAAATTTTTTGATGCCAGAACTCCCCAGGAAGAGGCGGAGATACGAAATCGAAAATTTGGCATAGCCCAAGAATACACGGATCTCTGTAAACCGATTGAGATAGGCTAG
- the smc gene encoding chromosome segregation protein SMC — protein MYLKRLELQGFKSFADKVQLDFGPGITVIVGPNGSGKSNITDAVRWVLGEQSAKTLRGFKMEDVIFAGSDKRKAVSRAEVSLIFDNSDGMLPLDFNEVAATRRLFRSGESTYLINKTPCRLRDLQDLFLNTGLGKEAFSIIGQGNVTEILNSRPEERRGLIEEAAGVVKYRRRKKEAQRKLEETRNSLERINDLILELQSQLEPLKKQAEKASEYKKLEKELKELELELINYELRMLQEQLEEAAGEVEEWKNALAMRQAQAYQVREAGERARSELQKVDKQVSRLMEEVYELTNETERAEGAVSVTLERIKSLQEKLFRLQAERKELARKLEDLGAKFAQREEEHRHLQDQIAAKEQAVREQETELASLERELKEQESKEKQAKAELFDLLNEISHGRNEFTRQEQQLHGAVQRSLRLEENFKSLKGNKEKIIQKIKELEVRLKACKVDFGNLEGKRRELLRQREEEQQKLVGRQESLNKLKEEARQASSRLQVLQEMENSYEGYQGGVRAVLKACREKSICTGIYGVVAEILRVPTSYERAVEVALGGALQYIVTDTARHARQAIEFLKREKAGRATFLPLEVIKPRVLPPEAQKVLSWSGVLGAAADLVRCEEKFASVVKYLLGGVLVTSNLKVAQKVARALGYNLKVVTLEGDVINPGGSFTGGSYRKSGSSLLARLRQIRQLKEQLKYLNEEIEREEQLTKMQQEKLVQVTEQINQVEEEIREARLVIAGLQRDLEHFRQELEEIKESEGVLEVELEETREEINRLNSGKKELEAKLDQLKVREKNLTEIIDRCREKIENLQSKKEKKIGAITELRIELASLRQEETGLQHFLKDFYQTRDEYEKALARRQKELEDTENRMAEATEERSKLENRLRELKKVKSRKEAELELLRQEREKCAADLQRKEEEIKVAQRQIDEVKEKLHRAEINYARLEAERANREKTIHERFGLTLKEVLTKPSRIDDPDAASKKVERLKKSIKRLGTVNMAALEDYRRLKERYDFLSRQRNDLFQAENYLQQVIQKMDAIMSKRFETTFAAVSQAFCEIFRRLFGGGRAELQLANPENLLETGVEIVAQPPGKKLQHLNLLSGGEKALTVIALLFALLRVKPSPLVILDEIDASLDENNVERFAALLKEFADRTQFIVISHRQGTMEVADALYGVTMQETGVSQLMSVRLGEASSRAS, from the coding sequence GTGTATCTTAAGCGTCTGGAGTTGCAGGGTTTTAAATCCTTTGCCGATAAAGTTCAGTTGGATTTTGGGCCGGGAATTACAGTTATCGTTGGTCCTAACGGAAGCGGAAAGAGTAATATTACGGACGCAGTGCGTTGGGTACTGGGAGAACAAAGCGCCAAGACGCTTCGGGGCTTCAAAATGGAAGACGTTATTTTTGCCGGGAGTGACAAGCGAAAGGCGGTAAGCAGGGCAGAAGTTTCTTTAATCTTTGATAATTCCGACGGGATGCTACCTCTGGATTTTAACGAAGTAGCAGCAACGCGACGTCTTTTTCGTTCAGGAGAAAGCACATATTTAATTAACAAGACTCCATGCCGCTTACGTGATCTTCAGGATTTATTTTTAAATACCGGTTTGGGGAAGGAAGCTTTTTCTATAATTGGGCAGGGAAATGTAACGGAAATTCTGAATTCGCGGCCAGAGGAAAGAAGAGGTTTGATCGAGGAAGCGGCAGGAGTTGTCAAGTACCGTCGGCGTAAAAAGGAAGCCCAGAGAAAACTTGAGGAAACAAGAAACAGTTTAGAAAGAATTAATGATCTTATTCTGGAATTACAATCGCAACTGGAACCGCTTAAAAAACAGGCGGAGAAAGCCTCCGAATATAAGAAACTGGAGAAAGAACTTAAGGAACTGGAACTTGAATTAATCAACTACGAGTTAAGGATGTTACAAGAACAATTGGAAGAGGCGGCAGGAGAGGTTGAAGAATGGAAAAATGCCCTGGCTATGCGGCAGGCCCAGGCGTACCAGGTAAGAGAAGCTGGGGAACGGGCCCGTTCGGAGTTGCAGAAAGTAGACAAGCAGGTAAGTCGTCTTATGGAAGAGGTTTATGAGCTAACAAACGAGACGGAACGGGCAGAAGGTGCGGTGAGCGTTACGCTGGAAAGAATAAAATCGTTGCAAGAAAAGTTATTTAGATTACAAGCGGAGAGAAAAGAATTGGCGAGGAAACTGGAAGATTTGGGGGCCAAGTTTGCCCAGCGGGAGGAGGAACACCGCCACCTGCAGGACCAGATAGCTGCCAAAGAACAGGCGGTCCGAGAGCAGGAAACAGAACTGGCTTCTTTGGAGAGAGAACTAAAGGAGCAGGAAAGCAAGGAGAAACAAGCAAAAGCTGAACTATTTGATCTTCTAAATGAAATTAGTCATGGAAGGAATGAATTTACCCGGCAGGAACAGCAATTACATGGAGCAGTCCAGCGAAGTTTAAGATTGGAAGAGAACTTTAAGAGTCTGAAAGGAAACAAGGAGAAAATTATACAAAAAATTAAGGAATTAGAAGTCCGGCTTAAGGCCTGTAAGGTTGACTTTGGAAACTTAGAGGGAAAACGAAGGGAATTGCTCCGCCAAAGAGAAGAAGAGCAGCAGAAACTGGTGGGGAGACAGGAAAGCCTGAATAAATTAAAGGAAGAAGCCCGCCAGGCATCTTCTCGCCTACAGGTACTGCAAGAAATGGAAAACAGTTATGAAGGATATCAAGGAGGAGTAAGGGCGGTATTGAAAGCATGCCGGGAAAAATCAATTTGTACCGGAATTTATGGCGTAGTGGCCGAAATCTTAAGAGTTCCGACTTCTTACGAAAGGGCGGTGGAAGTTGCCTTAGGCGGTGCGCTGCAGTATATAGTAACTGATACCGCGCGCCATGCTCGGCAAGCTATCGAATTTCTCAAAAGAGAAAAGGCAGGAAGAGCCACTTTCTTACCTTTAGAGGTGATTAAACCCCGGGTTTTACCCCCTGAAGCCCAAAAAGTTTTATCTTGGTCGGGAGTTCTCGGAGCCGCTGCTGATTTGGTACGCTGTGAGGAAAAATTCGCTTCGGTAGTTAAGTATTTACTAGGAGGGGTTTTGGTCACCAGCAATCTCAAGGTGGCTCAAAAGGTGGCCCGGGCGCTCGGATACAACCTTAAAGTAGTCACTTTGGAGGGAGATGTAATAAATCCTGGAGGAAGTTTTACCGGCGGCAGTTACCGGAAGTCAGGGAGCAGTCTACTTGCCCGTTTACGGCAAATCCGGCAGTTAAAAGAGCAACTTAAATATTTAAATGAGGAGATAGAGCGGGAAGAGCAGTTGACTAAAATGCAGCAGGAGAAATTGGTACAGGTTACGGAACAAATTAATCAGGTGGAAGAAGAAATACGGGAGGCACGGTTGGTTATCGCCGGTTTGCAGAGGGATTTGGAGCATTTCAGACAAGAACTGGAAGAGATTAAAGAGAGCGAGGGCGTCTTGGAGGTAGAACTGGAGGAAACCCGGGAAGAGATTAACAGACTCAACTCCGGCAAAAAGGAACTGGAGGCAAAACTTGATCAGTTGAAAGTGAGGGAGAAAAACCTTACGGAAATCATAGACAGGTGCCGGGAAAAAATAGAAAACCTTCAAAGCAAAAAAGAAAAGAAAATAGGAGCTATCACCGAGTTGCGCATTGAACTTGCTTCTTTACGTCAGGAGGAGACCGGATTACAGCATTTTCTTAAAGATTTTTATCAGACTAGGGATGAATATGAAAAGGCTCTTGCTAGACGACAGAAAGAACTTGAGGACACAGAAAATCGCATGGCAGAAGCAACCGAGGAAAGGAGTAAGCTGGAGAATAGGTTGCGGGAATTGAAAAAGGTCAAGAGCCGCAAGGAAGCGGAACTGGAGTTGTTGCGGCAAGAACGGGAAAAATGCGCGGCAGATCTCCAGCGGAAGGAAGAAGAAATCAAAGTAGCGCAAAGACAAATTGACGAGGTCAAGGAAAAACTACACCGGGCAGAAATAAATTATGCTCGCTTAGAAGCGGAGAGGGCGAACAGAGAAAAAACAATCCATGAGCGATTTGGCCTTACTTTGAAAGAAGTACTGACGAAGCCTAGCCGGATTGACGACCCGGATGCGGCATCCAAGAAAGTGGAAAGGTTGAAAAAGAGTATTAAAAGGTTAGGAACCGTGAATATGGCTGCTCTGGAGGATTACCGTCGTCTTAAAGAACGTTATGATTTCTTAAGCCGGCAGAGAAACGATTTGTTCCAGGCGGAAAATTACTTGCAGCAGGTAATTCAGAAGATGGATGCTATTATGAGTAAACGTTTCGAGACTACTTTTGCTGCTGTCAGCCAGGCGTTTTGTGAAATATTCCGCCGTCTTTTCGGCGGGGGAAGAGCGGAACTTCAATTGGCAAATCCTGAAAACCTTTTGGAGACTGGAGTTGAGATTGTCGCCCAGCCTCCGGGTAAAAAATTACAACACTTAAATCTCCTATCGGGTGGCGAAAAAGCCTTAACCGTAATTGCCTTACTGTTTGCCCTTTTACGTGTTAAACCCAGTCCTCTGGTTATTCTTGATGAAATTGACGCTTCTTTAGATGAAAACAATGTAGAGCGTTTTGCGGCTTTACTTAAGGAATTTGCTGACCGTACCCAGTTTATTGTTATCTCGCACCGGCAAGGAACTATGGAAGTGGCTGATGCCTTATACGGGGTGACTATGCAGGAAACCGGCGTTTCTCAACTAATGTCGGTGAGGCTGGGCGAAGCTTCTTCTAGGGCGAGTTAA
- a CDS encoding NAD(P)/FAD-dependent oxidoreductase produces MRVVIVGGSSSAAVAARTIVQYRPGTRVDVFTKREVAGYRPCEITYVLSGEIPDFENIIQFDAKALEQNNIFYHFRTEVTHIDPDRKVILAGGKQYAYDALILATGSEPTVPPIPGRDGCNEFVLGTDIDYAFRLREAIPRYNSAIIVGAGAVGLEVAEALVQRNYEKVYVVEAEDHLLPKVLDKDMADILREKLEAEGITFIFGEIIKEIETVEGKKKITLGNGETIAADFIVFCTGFKPRVELAKQCGLEIGITGGIKVDQYLRTSKPDIFAIGDAVEIRDIIGDKPALCMLALNAVRTGKIAARNAVLDYPVPFNGTTFNFIMRIAGLYVGSVGYNQKKAAKEFAPQDLITVFHKGITKPFYLQGKPIFIKLLADARAHRLVGAQIISEETMPGDLDRLALSMTEQVPIERLSLSENCYTPAVNWPYGPLAQALDQLLFLLYQKNEK; encoded by the coding sequence ATGCGGGTGGTGATTGTAGGTGGCAGTAGTTCGGCGGCAGTGGCTGCCCGCACTATTGTGCAGTATCGGCCGGGAACCAGAGTGGATGTTTTTACTAAGAGGGAAGTGGCAGGGTATCGGCCGTGCGAAATTACCTATGTTTTAAGTGGGGAAATTCCCGACTTTGAAAATATTATCCAGTTTGACGCCAAAGCGCTGGAACAAAATAATATTTTTTATCACTTCCGAACGGAGGTCACCCATATTGATCCGGATAGAAAAGTGATATTGGCTGGCGGAAAGCAATACGCGTATGATGCTTTAATATTGGCCACCGGTTCAGAACCTACTGTTCCACCGATTCCAGGGAGAGACGGATGTAACGAATTTGTACTGGGAACCGATATTGACTATGCTTTTCGCCTACGAGAAGCTATTCCCCGTTATAATTCGGCGATTATCGTAGGAGCTGGCGCTGTAGGTCTGGAGGTGGCCGAGGCGTTGGTGCAGCGCAATTATGAGAAAGTATATGTAGTAGAGGCCGAGGATCATCTGCTACCTAAAGTGCTGGACAAGGACATGGCCGATATTTTAAGAGAAAAACTTGAGGCGGAAGGAATCACATTTATTTTTGGTGAAATTATTAAAGAGATAGAAACAGTAGAAGGAAAGAAGAAAATAACTTTAGGCAATGGAGAAACAATCGCGGCAGACTTTATAGTATTCTGTACCGGCTTCAAGCCCAGAGTGGAACTGGCAAAACAATGCGGTTTGGAGATTGGAATTACCGGAGGAATTAAGGTTGATCAATATTTGCGTACGAGCAAACCGGATATTTTTGCCATCGGAGATGCAGTAGAAATACGGGATATTATTGGAGACAAACCGGCTTTATGTATGCTGGCGTTAAACGCAGTTCGTACGGGTAAGATAGCGGCCAGAAATGCGGTGCTCGACTATCCTGTTCCGTTTAACGGCACTACTTTCAATTTTATTATGCGGATAGCTGGGCTATATGTGGGGTCGGTTGGATACAACCAGAAAAAAGCGGCAAAAGAATTTGCGCCCCAAGATTTAATAACGGTTTTTCATAAAGGTATAACCAAACCTTTCTACCTGCAGGGCAAACCAATATTCATTAAATTGCTGGCAGATGCTCGCGCGCACAGGCTAGTGGGTGCTCAGATAATTTCGGAAGAAACTATGCCGGGCGATCTCGATAGGTTAGCCTTAAGTATGACTGAACAGGTTCCCATAGAAAGATTGTCTCTGAGTGAAAACTGCTATACTCCTGCCGTCAATTGGCCGTACGGTCCGTTAGCCCAGGCACTTGATCAATTACTATTCCTACTCTATCAAAAAAATGAAAAATGA
- the cobO gene encoding cob(I)yrinic acid a,c-diamide adenosyltransferase gives MVLEKGLVQLYTGDSKGKTTAALGLSLRAVGHGFRVFIVQFLKTGQNYGELKSIARLYPEVQIKSFGAPGFIAVRGIQEEDRILAREAMDFVWDLIKNPRAEIIILDEITNALYYNLIDVKEVLELIRHKPEGVELVMTGRNAPEELIQAADLVTEMRSIKHPYQKGIGSRRGIEY, from the coding sequence ATGGTTTTAGAGAAGGGCTTGGTACAGCTCTATACCGGAGACAGCAAAGGGAAAACAACTGCCGCCTTGGGTTTATCTCTCCGGGCAGTCGGTCACGGTTTCCGAGTATTTATTGTCCAATTTCTGAAAACCGGACAAAATTACGGAGAATTAAAATCGATTGCTCGACTTTATCCTGAGGTGCAGATAAAATCTTTCGGTGCTCCGGGTTTTATTGCCGTCAGGGGAATTCAAGAGGAAGACCGGATTTTGGCCCGGGAGGCCATGGATTTTGTTTGGGATTTAATCAAAAACCCAAGGGCGGAGATCATCATTCTGGATGAAATAACTAATGCTCTTTATTATAATCTCATTGATGTGAAGGAAGTGTTGGAGTTGATCCGCCATAAACCAGAAGGTGTTGAGTTGGTTATGACGGGAAGAAATGCCCCCGAAGAGTTGATTCAGGCGGCAGACCTGGTGACGGAAATGAGAAGTATTAAGCACCCTTATCAAAAAGGTATCGGCAGTCGTCGGGGGATTGAATACTAA
- the ftsY gene encoding signal recognition particle-docking protein FtsY, translating to MGLFSRLRDRLVKTRQGLVEKISELTRRTREIDEDFFEELEAILLGADVGVEATEELIDQLRAAVKEKKLHEPEQVQEILKEKMAILLGSEEQGLNIDQEPPNVVMVVGVNGVGKTTTIGKLAYQLKQQGRKVLLAAGDTFRAAAIDQLEVWAQRVGVEVIKHQEGADPAAVVYDALQAARARKTDVLIVDTAGRLHTKSNLMEELKKVRRIIEREHPGAPHEVLLVLDATTGQNALSQVKLFKEAVGVTGIVLTKLDGTAKGGVIIAISSQFNLPVKLIGIGEKLEDLRPFDPGEFVEALFAEEEKVGQ from the coding sequence GTGGGCCTATTTTCCAGACTTAGAGACAGACTGGTCAAAACCCGTCAGGGACTCGTAGAAAAAATCAGTGAACTGACCCGACGCACAAGGGAAATAGATGAAGATTTTTTTGAGGAATTAGAGGCTATTTTATTAGGAGCCGATGTAGGAGTTGAAGCTACCGAAGAATTGATCGATCAACTACGGGCGGCGGTAAAAGAAAAGAAGCTCCATGAACCGGAACAGGTACAGGAGATTCTTAAAGAAAAAATGGCGATTTTATTAGGTTCGGAAGAGCAGGGACTGAACATAGATCAAGAACCTCCTAACGTGGTTATGGTGGTAGGAGTAAATGGCGTAGGTAAAACGACCACTATCGGCAAGCTGGCTTATCAATTAAAACAACAGGGGAGAAAAGTTTTGTTAGCAGCTGGCGATACGTTCCGGGCAGCCGCTATTGATCAACTGGAAGTCTGGGCCCAGCGGGTAGGGGTGGAGGTGATTAAACATCAGGAGGGAGCAGATCCAGCAGCAGTGGTCTACGATGCGCTTCAGGCAGCCCGGGCACGAAAAACAGATGTACTGATTGTGGACACTGCAGGACGTTTACATACCAAAAGCAATCTCATGGAAGAGCTTAAGAAGGTAAGGCGAATAATAGAAAGAGAACATCCCGGGGCTCCTCACGAGGTGCTTTTAGTTCTTGACGCTACCACCGGTCAAAATGCTCTTTCGCAGGTGAAACTGTTCAAGGAAGCAGTGGGCGTTACCGGTATTGTCCTGACCAAACTTGATGGGACGGCCAAAGGAGGGGTAATAATTGCCATCAGTTCACAATTTAACCTACCGGTAAAACTAATTGGCATTGGTGAGAAATTGGAGGATTTACGTCCTTTTGACCCGGGGGAATTTGTTGAGGCCCTTTTCGCAGAAGAAGAAAAGGTTGGACAGTGA